One Gloeothece verrucosa PCC 7822 DNA window includes the following coding sequences:
- the minE gene encoding cell division topological specificity factor MinE: MIIELLEKIFSWSGSNKSGKEAKRRLKLIIAHDRLGINPEALEAMRKELLEVVSRYVEIDPEETELSIESDQRMTVLIANLPIRKVKRFPKMSSPES, encoded by the coding sequence ATGATTATTGAATTGCTAGAAAAAATTTTTTCTTGGTCAGGTTCAAATAAAAGTGGCAAGGAAGCCAAACGTCGTCTAAAACTCATCATTGCTCATGATCGTTTAGGCATCAATCCCGAAGCCCTTGAAGCCATGCGAAAAGAACTTTTAGAAGTGGTGAGTCGTTATGTAGAAATTGATCCAGAAGAAACCGAGTTATCCATAGAAAGTGACCAAAGAATGACAGTTTTAATCGCTAATTTGCCGATTAGAAAAGTGAAACGCTTCCCGAAAATGTCTAGCCCTGAGTCATAA
- the minD gene encoding septum site-determining protein MinD, which translates to MGRIMVVTSGKGGVGKTTVTANLGTGLAKLGARVALVDADFGLRNLDLLLGLEQRVVYTAIDVLAGECTLEKALVKDKRQEGLVLLPAAQNRTKEAVNPEQMQELTDKLAKSYDYVIIDCPAGIEMGFRNAVAPAQEAIIVTTPEMAALRDADRVVGLLENEDIKSIRLIVNRVRPEMIQLNQMISVEDILDLLVIPLIGIVPDDERIITSTNRGEPVVGEEKPSLPAMAFMNIARRLQGDDVPFLDLMTNQDNIITRLLRRFLGK; encoded by the coding sequence ATGGGTCGTATAATGGTCGTTACCTCTGGTAAGGGGGGAGTCGGAAAAACAACTGTGACTGCTAATTTAGGCACAGGATTAGCCAAATTAGGTGCTAGAGTTGCCTTAGTGGATGCAGATTTTGGTTTAAGAAATTTAGACTTACTGCTAGGACTAGAACAAAGAGTCGTTTATACAGCCATCGATGTTTTGGCCGGAGAGTGTACTCTAGAAAAAGCCCTCGTTAAAGATAAACGTCAAGAAGGGTTAGTGCTATTGCCAGCCGCTCAAAATCGCACTAAAGAAGCGGTTAACCCCGAGCAAATGCAAGAGCTAACCGATAAACTGGCTAAGAGTTATGATTATGTCATCATCGATTGTCCTGCTGGCATAGAAATGGGATTTCGCAATGCTGTCGCTCCGGCTCAAGAGGCGATCATTGTCACCACTCCAGAAATGGCGGCTTTACGAGATGCTGATCGCGTCGTAGGGTTACTCGAAAATGAGGATATTAAAAGTATCCGCTTAATTGTCAACCGCGTTAGACCAGAAATGATCCAACTCAATCAGATGATTAGTGTCGAGGATATTTTAGATTTGCTCGTTATTCCTCTGATTGGAATTGTCCCTGATGATGAGCGAATTATTACCTCCACTAACCGAGGTGAACCTGTTGTCGGAGAAGAAAAACCGTCCCTGCCGGCTATGGCTTTTATGAATATTGCTCGCCGTCTTCAAGGAGATGATGTTCCTTTTCTCGATTTGATGACTAATCAAGATAATATTATTACCCGTCTTCTTCGTCGTTTTTTAGGTAAGTAA